The following coding sequences lie in one Thermithiobacillus plumbiphilus genomic window:
- a CDS encoding bifunctional protein-serine/threonine kinase/phosphatase, whose translation MSKLQIQVGQHSEAGPRPRNEDRFGVVTPEGAVLAAKGALLAVADGVGGAAGGLEAARYTVRGLMADYYATPDTWPVSRSLQAVLEAVNAWVHAEGRKRRELAGMACTLSALVLKGRRFHVAHVGDSRIYRLRGEQFETLTTDHVWDRPDLRHVLTRAVGLESHLPLDYREGDLAEGDRFLILSDGVWGALTDLEMHQLLLLHEEPEGLARALVRAALNAGGQDNATAVVVRVASLPAEGLDDLWGETRELPLPPALKPGQVLDDFEIETVLHRGNMAWIYQARDRQSRRQVLLKAPSPLRAEDPQTREGFLREEWLGKRVLSPHVAQVLPVDPARRSALYYVMAQHPGSTLAERLDAGQHFGIPEVIELGRQLLSGLGALHRLEVLHRDIKPENLLLSEEGQLRILDLGVARSAVLGEASANPGTPSYMAPERFSGSPASVAGDLYAVGVTLYHLLTRRYPYGEIEPFQHPNFREPTPASRFRPEIPAWLDQVLLRACARDPADRFETSEEFALALARGMQSPLPPVRSEPLLKRDPAVFWRGLSLMLALICALLLYLLILRG comes from the coding sequence TTGAGCAAACTGCAAATCCAGGTTGGGCAGCATAGCGAAGCAGGCCCGCGGCCGCGCAACGAGGACCGCTTCGGGGTGGTGACGCCCGAGGGCGCGGTACTCGCGGCCAAGGGCGCGCTGCTGGCGGTGGCCGATGGGGTCGGTGGGGCGGCTGGCGGCCTGGAGGCGGCGCGCTATACAGTGCGTGGGCTGATGGCGGATTATTATGCCACGCCCGATACCTGGCCGGTGAGCCGCTCTTTGCAGGCAGTGCTGGAAGCGGTGAACGCCTGGGTGCATGCCGAAGGGCGCAAACGCCGCGAGCTGGCCGGCATGGCCTGTACCCTGAGCGCCCTGGTGCTCAAGGGCCGGCGCTTTCATGTCGCTCACGTCGGTGATTCGCGTATCTACCGGCTGCGCGGCGAGCAGTTCGAAACCCTGACCACGGACCACGTCTGGGACCGCCCGGATCTGCGCCATGTGCTGACCCGGGCGGTGGGCCTGGAAAGCCATCTGCCGCTGGATTACCGCGAGGGTGATCTGGCCGAGGGTGATCGCTTTCTCATCCTCTCCGATGGCGTCTGGGGGGCACTGACGGACTTGGAGATGCATCAGTTGCTCCTGCTGCATGAGGAGCCTGAGGGACTGGCGCGTGCCCTGGTGCGCGCCGCCCTGAATGCCGGCGGCCAGGACAATGCCACCGCCGTGGTAGTACGGGTGGCGTCGCTGCCGGCCGAGGGTCTGGATGATCTCTGGGGCGAGACCCGCGAATTGCCCCTGCCCCCCGCGCTCAAACCGGGCCAGGTGCTGGATGACTTCGAGATCGAGACGGTGCTGCATCGCGGCAACATGGCCTGGATCTATCAGGCCCGCGACCGCCAGAGCCGGCGTCAGGTGCTGCTCAAGGCGCCGAGCCCCCTGCGCGCGGAAGACCCGCAGACCCGTGAAGGCTTTCTGCGCGAGGAATGGCTCGGCAAACGGGTGCTGAGTCCGCATGTCGCGCAGGTCCTGCCGGTCGATCCCGCCCGGCGCAGCGCGCTCTATTACGTCATGGCACAGCATCCCGGCAGCACCCTGGCCGAGCGGCTCGATGCCGGCCAGCACTTCGGGATACCCGAGGTGATCGAGCTCGGCCGTCAGCTCCTGAGCGGATTGGGTGCCCTGCACCGGCTGGAGGTGCTGCACCGCGACATCAAGCCCGAGAACCTGCTCCTGAGCGAGGAAGGCCAGCTTCGGATTCTGGATCTGGGCGTGGCGCGCAGCGCTGTGCTGGGCGAAGCCTCTGCCAATCCCGGGACGCCGAGCTACATGGCGCCGGAGCGCTTCAGCGGCAGTCCGGCCAGCGTGGCCGGTGATCTCTATGCCGTGGGTGTGACGCTCTATCATCTGCTGACCCGCCGCTATCCCTATGGCGAGATCGAGCCCTTCCAGCACCCGAACTTTCGCGAACCCACCCCTGCCTCCCGCTTTCGCCCCGAGATTCCGGCCTGGCTGGATCAGGTGCTGCTGCGCGCCTGTGCCCGCGATCCGGCGGATCGCTTCGAGACCAGTGAGGAATTTGCCCTGGCACTGGCGCGAGGTATGCAGAGTCCGCTGCCGCCGGTGCGTAGCGAACCCCTGCTCAAGCGTGATCCGGCGGTATTTTGGCGGGGTCTGAGCCTGATGCTCGCGCTCATTTGCGCCCTTTTGCTCTATCTGCTCATTCTGCGGGGTTGA
- a CDS encoding sensor domain-containing diguanylate cyclase, with protein MSSSRPTPGSPDLISTREENAERLSLALEAARLGMWDWDIESGKVFVSQDWSGILGYGPDESVLHDQTWHGFIHPEDLPRVLEEVEAHLRGDSPCYEAEYRLLEKSGEWRWIQDRGRITARDAAGLPLRMTGVHQDVTERKAAEERILFLAQHDALTGLPNRVLLYDRLQQALARAVRRRGTFAVLFIDLDGFKTINDQHGHAVGDLFLQQVALRLTGALRAADTVSRLGGDEFIVLLDELTRPEDAALVAQKLIRELSCPCILEGKALGSTPSIGISCFPDDGADPEALIQCADQAMYRAKAAGPGRFEAYAGTVQDSRARSC; from the coding sequence ATGTCCTCATCCCGCCCCACTCCCGGCTCTCCCGATCTGATATCCACGCGTGAGGAAAATGCCGAGCGCCTGAGCCTGGCCTTGGAGGCGGCGCGGCTGGGGATGTGGGACTGGGACATCGAGAGCGGCAAGGTCTTTGTCAGCCAGGACTGGAGCGGCATTCTTGGTTACGGCCCGGACGAATCGGTCCTGCATGACCAGACCTGGCACGGTTTCATCCACCCCGAGGACCTGCCACGGGTGCTTGAGGAGGTGGAGGCTCATCTACGTGGAGATAGTCCTTGCTACGAGGCGGAATACCGCCTGCTGGAAAAGTCCGGGGAGTGGCGCTGGATTCAGGACCGTGGCCGGATCACTGCCCGCGATGCGGCGGGCCTTCCCTTGCGCATGACCGGCGTGCATCAGGATGTCACCGAGCGCAAGGCTGCCGAGGAACGCATCCTTTTTCTGGCCCAGCATGATGCCCTGACCGGCCTGCCCAACCGGGTACTGCTGTATGATCGCCTGCAACAGGCCCTGGCGCGCGCCGTGCGCCGGCGTGGGACTTTCGCGGTGCTCTTCATCGATCTCGATGGCTTCAAGACCATCAATGACCAGCATGGCCATGCCGTGGGTGACCTCTTCCTGCAACAGGTCGCCCTGCGTCTTACTGGTGCCTTGCGTGCCGCCGATACCGTCAGCCGGCTCGGCGGCGATGAGTTCATCGTCCTGCTCGATGAGCTGACCCGGCCCGAAGATGCTGCCTTGGTAGCGCAAAAACTCATCCGGGAACTGTCCTGCCCCTGTATCCTGGAGGGCAAGGCGCTTGGTAGTACGCCATCCATCGGCATCAGTTGTTTTCCCGATGATGGCGCAGACCCCGAAGCCCTGATCCAGTGCGCCGACCAGGCCATGTATCGCGCCAAGGCCGCCGGTCCCGGCCGCTTTGAGGCATATGCCGGCACGGTTCAGGACAGCCGCGCCAGAAGCTGCTGA
- a CDS encoding CmpA/NrtA family ABC transporter substrate-binding protein, whose translation MDETKQEQLEQDAMNRRDSMKRGSSLVGAADILTLVPPAVRSNAWAAGSDAPEKPNITVGFIPLTDCASVVMAHELGLDRKYGLKLSASKEASWAAMRDKLVLGQIDAAHVLYGLVYGLQLGIGGQKKDMAVLMGLNHNGQAITLSQQLREKGVTNGQQLAALIKKESRDYTFAQTFPTGTHAMWLYYWLAAYGINPFSEVKTITVPPPQMVANMRVGNMDGFCVGEPWNARAIQDRVGFTATTTQSIWKDHPEKVLGTTLAFVQQYPNTSRAMMRAVLEASRYIDATANRGKVAKIIASKAYVNAPVPVVEGRMLGVYENGLGQKWTDPNTMKFYQDGQVNFPYLSHGVWFLTQFRRWGLLKQDIDYLAVARQVNQVALYTEVARSLNIPVPSSPLKTEKLFDGKIFDPNQAAAYARSFKVHA comes from the coding sequence ATGGATGAAACCAAACAGGAGCAGTTGGAACAGGATGCAATGAACCGGCGCGATTCCATGAAGCGCGGCAGCAGTCTGGTGGGTGCGGCGGACATCCTGACTCTGGTGCCCCCAGCAGTGCGTAGCAATGCCTGGGCGGCGGGTTCGGATGCCCCGGAAAAGCCCAACATCACGGTCGGCTTCATTCCCCTGACCGACTGCGCCAGCGTGGTCATGGCCCATGAACTGGGCCTGGACAGAAAATACGGCCTCAAACTGAGCGCCTCCAAGGAAGCGAGTTGGGCGGCGATGCGCGACAAGCTGGTGCTGGGCCAGATCGATGCCGCGCATGTGCTCTATGGCCTGGTCTATGGCCTGCAGCTCGGCATCGGTGGCCAGAAGAAGGACATGGCAGTGCTGATGGGCCTGAATCACAACGGCCAGGCCATCACGCTGTCGCAGCAGCTGCGCGAAAAGGGTGTGACCAACGGCCAGCAGCTCGCAGCCTTGATCAAAAAAGAATCCCGCGATTACACCTTCGCCCAGACCTTCCCCACCGGCACCCATGCCATGTGGCTGTACTACTGGCTGGCGGCCTACGGCATCAATCCCTTCAGCGAGGTCAAGACCATCACCGTGCCGCCGCCGCAGATGGTAGCCAATATGCGCGTCGGCAACATGGATGGCTTCTGCGTGGGCGAGCCCTGGAATGCGCGCGCCATCCAGGACCGTGTCGGCTTTACCGCCACCACGACGCAAAGCATCTGGAAGGATCATCCCGAGAAGGTGCTCGGCACCACCCTCGCCTTCGTGCAGCAGTATCCCAATACCAGCCGGGCGATGATGCGGGCGGTGCTGGAGGCCTCCAGATACATCGATGCCACGGCAAATCGCGGCAAGGTGGCGAAGATCATTGCCAGCAAGGCCTACGTCAATGCCCCGGTACCGGTGGTCGAGGGCCGTATGCTCGGCGTCTATGAGAATGGGCTCGGGCAGAAGTGGACGGACCCTAACACCATGAAGTTCTATCAGGACGGCCAGGTGAATTTCCCCTACCTCTCGCATGGCGTCTGGTTCCTGACCCAGTTCCGCCGCTGGGGACTTTTGAAGCAGGACATCGACTATCTCGCCGTGGCGCGCCAGGTCAATCAGGTTGCGCTCTATACGGAGGTGGCGCGCAGCCTCAACATCCCCGTGCCTTCCAGTCCCTTGAAGACCGAAAAGCTCTTTGACGGCAAGATCTTCGATCCGAACCAGGCGGCGGCTTACGCCAGAAGCTTCAAGGTGCATGCCTGA